A region of Streptomyces sp. WMMC500 DNA encodes the following proteins:
- a CDS encoding serine/threonine-protein kinase: MGEVFAGRYELIDPIGRGGVGAVWRAWDHRRRRYVAAKVLQQSDAHTLLRFVREQAVRIDHPHVLAPASWAADDDKVLFTMDLVGGGSLAHLIGDYGPLPPRFVCLLLDQLLAGLAAVHGEGVVHRDIKPANVLLEATGTGRPHLRLSDFGISMRKGEPRLTDTNFVVGTPGYFAPEQMLGAEPDFPADLFAVGLVALYLLTGERPDSQALVETYLNNGVPPAPAQVPEPLWQVLANLLQPDPEARFRTATGTRKALAEAAELLPELDPAEEPVEVFDQLGPLPVGFGPRGPERSGVRAGPDAAAAVPDPGAGPGPGPDAGSGPGLDPGAGPGTGQGPAGNAAGPAGPARAPAPAYAPGGGYGPPPAAAAAEPGAGGPAAEATGYGIAPPAATQPPTPTAPYTTAHPQPHPHPQSPPPPQRPLPGGGVPQRRPGPPAKVAVPVVVLAVLLMAAGVWALASG; this comes from the coding sequence ATGGGTGAGGTCTTCGCTGGGCGGTACGAGCTGATCGATCCGATCGGCCGGGGCGGGGTGGGCGCGGTCTGGCGCGCCTGGGATCACCGGCGACGGCGCTATGTGGCGGCCAAGGTGCTGCAGCAGAGCGACGCGCACACGCTGCTGCGCTTCGTCCGCGAGCAGGCGGTACGTATCGACCACCCGCACGTGCTGGCGCCCGCCAGTTGGGCGGCCGACGACGACAAGGTGCTGTTCACGATGGACCTGGTGGGCGGCGGCTCACTGGCCCATCTGATCGGCGACTACGGACCGCTGCCGCCGCGGTTCGTCTGCCTGCTGCTCGACCAACTGCTCGCCGGTCTGGCCGCGGTGCACGGCGAGGGCGTCGTGCACCGCGACATCAAGCCGGCGAACGTGCTGCTGGAGGCGACCGGTACCGGCCGGCCGCACCTCAGGCTCTCCGACTTCGGCATCTCCATGCGCAAGGGCGAACCGCGGCTGACGGACACCAACTTCGTCGTCGGCACGCCCGGTTACTTCGCGCCGGAGCAGATGCTGGGCGCCGAACCCGACTTCCCCGCGGACCTGTTCGCGGTGGGTCTGGTGGCGCTGTACCTGCTGACCGGGGAGCGTCCGGACAGTCAGGCGCTGGTGGAGACGTACCTGAACAACGGCGTGCCGCCGGCCCCGGCCCAGGTGCCGGAGCCGCTGTGGCAGGTGCTCGCGAACCTGCTGCAGCCGGATCCCGAGGCGCGGTTCCGGACGGCGACGGGTACGCGGAAGGCGCTGGCGGAGGCGGCGGAGCTGCTGCCGGAGCTGGATCCGGCGGAGGAGCCGGTGGAGGTCTTCGACCAGTTGGGGCCGCTGCCGGTGGGCTTCGGTCCGCGGGGTCCCGAGCGGTCCGGGGTACGGGCCGGGCCGGACGCGGCGGCGGCCGTGCCGGACCCCGGTGCGGGACCCGGCCCGGGACCTGACGCCGGATCCGGACCCGGGCTCGACCCCGGCGCCGGTCCCGGTACGGGCCAGGGGCCGGCCGGGAACGCCGCGGGCCCGGCGGGGCCCGCGCGGGCGCCCGCCCCCGCGTACGCCCCCGGCGGCGGCTACGGACCCCCGCCGGCGGCTGCCGCGGCGGAGCCGGGCGCGGGCGGCCCGGCGGCCGAGGCGACCGGCTACGGCATCGCGCCGCCGGCCGCGACGCAGCCGCCCACGCCCACCGCCCCGTACACGACCGCCCACCCGCAGCCCCACCCGCACCCGCAGTCCCCGCCCCCGCCGCAGCGGCCCCTGCCCGGCGGCGGTGTGCCGCAACGGCGACCGGGACCGCCGGCGAAGGTGGCGGTCCCGGTCGTGGTGCTCGCGGTGCTGCTGATGGCGGCCGGCGTCTGGGCGCTCGCCTCGGGCTGA
- a CDS encoding aminodeoxychorismate/anthranilate synthase component II, whose protein sequence is MSARILVVDNYDSFVFNLVQYLCQLDATCEVLRNDEVTPRHADDAFDGVLLSPGPGTPEQAGVCVDMVRHCAARGLPVFGVCLGLQSMAVAYGGVVDRAPELLHGKTSPVTHGGAGVFAGLPSPFTATRYHSLAVERESLPDELAVTAETDSGLVMGLRHRDLPVEGVQFHPESVLTEWGHRMLANWLAECGDGGAVERSAGLAPVAGGLTPAGAGAAGTAG, encoded by the coding sequence ATGAGCGCGCGCATTCTGGTCGTGGACAACTACGACAGCTTCGTCTTCAACCTGGTCCAGTACCTCTGCCAGCTCGACGCCACGTGCGAGGTGCTGCGCAACGACGAGGTGACGCCGCGGCACGCGGACGACGCGTTCGACGGCGTGCTGCTGTCCCCCGGGCCCGGTACGCCGGAACAGGCGGGGGTGTGCGTCGACATGGTGCGGCACTGCGCGGCCCGCGGGCTGCCGGTGTTCGGGGTCTGCCTCGGGCTGCAGTCGATGGCGGTCGCGTACGGCGGCGTCGTCGACCGGGCGCCCGAGCTGCTGCACGGCAAGACCTCGCCGGTGACGCACGGCGGCGCCGGCGTGTTCGCCGGGCTGCCGTCGCCGTTCACGGCGACCCGGTACCACTCGCTGGCCGTCGAGCGGGAGTCGCTGCCCGACGAGCTGGCGGTCACGGCGGAGACGGACAGCGGTCTGGTCATGGGGTTGCGCCACCGCGACCTGCCGGTGGAGGGCGTGCAGTTCCACCCGGAGTCCGTGCTGACGGAGTGGGGGCACCGGATGCTGGCGAACTGGCTGGCCGAGTGCGGCGACGGCGGGGCCGTCGAGCGGTCGGCGGGTCTGGCGCCGGTGGCGGGCGGGTTGACGCCGGCGGGCGCCGGGGCGGCCGGGACCGCGGGGTGA
- a CDS encoding DLW-39 family protein produces MKKLFLIALAALGGLLVYRQIQADRAEQDLWTEATDSVPSSSGV; encoded by the coding sequence GTGAAGAAGCTGTTCCTGATCGCATTGGCCGCTCTGGGCGGGCTTCTCGTGTACCGCCAGATCCAGGCGGATCGCGCCGAGCAAGACCTGTGGACGGAGGCCACCGACTCGGTGCCCTCCTCTTCGGGCGTCTGA
- a CDS encoding class E sortase has product MTDTRPDGNAPGRAEERGPGREARYPGHPDPGAPDGGAHGAHGGPAGDAVDPPSGGRPPLPRRDTSGASGSGGTGRRRRGPGAGAAGAGAGAGSGTRPGPGGYGAGGGQDPLAQGHLPEYAHRNPLRGDPLPPPPGADAGPQPEQHAPGRFTQQQSPQGRSPGPGHPQDPYAQGPYPQGPYPQPHVPRQEPAAVDGPRPRPLEPRPESPTSAVSRWFRPHTPPDARDAHAAPAGYAHPADPAPGTPRNDPPPRADGHGPGTYAPAPGPDPAATVPQEGTAAQYPTASYGAGPQPSPYAEAPPAAAYGQRTPAYDQQPPASYDPQLLGYDQAPADPLGAPHPAATGDPLTDPLTDERGPAPAPGRTAPTGDPLTDPLPGTPSRPTPRRHAGRPAVEEQQQPYPAPAQGRHAGGHTQAGAAPAGTAPAGAGPPAPRDPSPWGDLHAAAHAGAPATADPAQAPAPAPAATPRRDPARPPAPGPATAPGPATAPGPATARTPDQPANPGADQRLTWGTGPASRRRGIPPSDGRGDREDRTVQTMSLNVARALGTRMAARKAARAAKQQRTVLISRITGEAFITLGVLMLLFVVYQLWWTNVLADRESRQEARQLEEQWKRGDGAGKEDARDPGAFEAGEGFAIMHIPSLNVDRPVAQGIDKQKVLDRGLLGHYAEGDLATAMPWDKKGNFAVAGHRNTHGEPFRYINKLEPGEEIIVETKDTYYIYEVANTLPSTSPSNTDVIDPVPAGSGFTEPGRYVTLTTCTPEYTSKYRLIVWGKMVEERPRSEGKPDALVD; this is encoded by the coding sequence GTGACGGACACCCGGCCGGACGGCAACGCACCGGGGCGCGCGGAGGAGCGCGGGCCGGGGCGCGAAGCGCGGTACCCCGGCCACCCCGACCCGGGCGCCCCGGACGGCGGCGCGCACGGCGCGCACGGCGGGCCGGCGGGCGACGCCGTGGACCCGCCGTCCGGCGGCCGGCCGCCGCTGCCGCGCCGGGACACGTCGGGGGCGAGCGGTTCGGGCGGTACGGGCAGGAGGCGACGCGGCCCGGGTGCCGGGGCGGCGGGCGCGGGCGCAGGCGCCGGGTCCGGCACGCGGCCGGGGCCGGGCGGTTACGGCGCGGGCGGCGGACAGGACCCGCTGGCGCAGGGCCACCTGCCGGAGTACGCGCACCGCAACCCGCTGCGCGGCGACCCCCTGCCGCCGCCGCCCGGCGCCGACGCGGGGCCGCAGCCGGAGCAGCACGCGCCGGGCCGCTTCACGCAGCAGCAGAGCCCGCAGGGCCGGAGCCCCGGGCCGGGGCACCCGCAGGACCCGTACGCGCAGGGCCCGTATCCGCAGGGTCCGTACCCCCAGCCCCACGTCCCGCGACAGGAGCCCGCGGCCGTCGACGGCCCGCGGCCGCGGCCCCTGGAGCCCCGCCCCGAGTCGCCGACCTCGGCGGTCTCCCGCTGGTTCCGCCCCCACACCCCGCCGGACGCCCGCGACGCCCACGCCGCCCCCGCCGGCTACGCACACCCGGCGGACCCCGCGCCGGGCACCCCGCGAAACGATCCGCCGCCCCGCGCCGACGGCCACGGCCCCGGCACGTACGCGCCCGCCCCGGGCCCCGACCCGGCGGCGACCGTGCCGCAGGAGGGGACCGCGGCGCAGTACCCGACGGCGTCGTACGGCGCCGGCCCGCAACCGTCTCCGTACGCGGAGGCGCCGCCGGCCGCGGCGTACGGGCAGCGCACCCCCGCGTACGACCAGCAGCCCCCGGCGTCGTACGACCCGCAGCTCCTCGGCTACGACCAGGCCCCCGCCGACCCCCTGGGCGCCCCCCACCCGGCGGCGACGGGCGACCCGCTGACGGACCCGCTGACCGACGAACGCGGCCCGGCACCCGCTCCCGGCCGCACCGCCCCCACCGGCGACCCCCTCACCGACCCGCTCCCCGGCACTCCTTCCAGGCCCACCCCGCGCCGCCACGCCGGCCGGCCCGCCGTCGAGGAGCAGCAACAGCCGTACCCCGCACCCGCCCAGGGCAGGCACGCCGGAGGTCACACCCAGGCGGGCGCCGCCCCCGCGGGCACCGCCCCCGCCGGCGCCGGCCCTCCGGCCCCCCGCGACCCCTCCCCCTGGGGCGACCTCCACGCCGCCGCCCACGCCGGCGCCCCCGCGACGGCCGATCCGGCACAGGCCCCCGCACCGGCCCCCGCCGCCACCCCCCGCCGCGACCCGGCGCGGCCCCCGGCGCCCGGCCCGGCCACGGCTCCGGGCCCCGCCACGGCGCCCGGCCCCGCCACGGCCCGTACCCCCGACCAGCCCGCGAACCCCGGCGCCGACCAGCGCCTCACCTGGGGAACCGGCCCGGCCTCCCGCCGTCGCGGCATACCTCCGAGCGACGGCCGCGGCGACCGCGAGGACCGCACCGTTCAGACGATGTCCCTGAACGTTGCCCGCGCCCTCGGCACCCGCATGGCCGCACGCAAGGCCGCCCGCGCCGCGAAGCAGCAGCGCACCGTGCTGATCAGCCGCATCACCGGCGAGGCGTTCATCACCCTGGGCGTGCTGATGCTCCTCTTCGTCGTGTACCAGCTCTGGTGGACCAACGTCCTCGCCGACCGCGAGTCCCGGCAGGAGGCCAGGCAACTGGAGGAGCAGTGGAAGCGCGGCGACGGCGCGGGCAAGGAGGACGCCCGCGACCCCGGCGCGTTCGAGGCCGGCGAGGGCTTCGCCATCATGCACATCCCGTCCCTGAACGTGGACCGTCCGGTGGCGCAGGGCATCGACAAGCAGAAGGTCCTCGACCGCGGCCTTCTCGGCCACTACGCGGAGGGCGACCTCGCCACGGCGATGCCGTGGGACAAGAAGGGGAACTTCGCGGTCGCCGGGCACCGCAACACGCACGGCGAGCCCTTCCGCTACATCAACAAGCTGGAGCCGGGCGAGGAGATCATCGTCGAGACCAAGGACACCTACTACATCTACGAGGTGGCCAACACGCTCCCGTCGACCTCGCCGTCGAACACCGACGTCATCGATCCGGTGCCCGCGGGGTCGGGATTCACCGAGCCGGGCCGCTACGTCACACTAACGACCTGCACGCCTGAGTACACGTCCAAATATCGGCTTATTGTCTGGGGCAAGATGGTCGAGGAGCGTCCGCGCAGCGAGGGCAAGCCCGACGCGCTCGTCGACTGA
- a CDS encoding VWA domain-containing protein, translating into MGRPLHGRGRRPAYAGAAAALAAALTALTAGPLPAALAAPRTPGAPAAPAVPAPTGGGLVMVLDSSGSMAEDDGSGATRIESARAAVGTVVDALPDGYPTGLRVYGADRASGCTDTRLAVPVEELDRGRITDAVADVKPKGDTPIGYALQRAARDLPERPPGALGHRSILLVSDGEDSCGTPDPCEVAEQLGETGGAFGALRIDTVGFQVGGKARDELKCIAEKGHGAYYDAPDADALARQLQRAARLSADGYRFRGDPVEGGLTRGGAADLVPGQYLDSIGAGETKWYAAELDAASAADFGVTAVPQPGVPVAYGDGIELELHATDDHGTRCDTQDDRFEQDEGAQPLTNAVSRVPSAEGGEPCDAAGRYLLSVHRTSDAGSDRARWPLELVFGREGPLRAGVTPAQSEPDYGPAGDEGAALPTADPEDITGGTGFNDAKAIGPGVWRDELLPAQMRFYKVDVGWGQQLRYRVEFANEPTLDGAAGVSSFADTDLYAPGRAFVGDGPYRSSRSYYGEPVASDLGTVPVSWTNRYETAAEVAPVRRGGAYYLSVSLGPDAARFAENTAVGVVLRVDVLGEEKAGPGHGAPAAADGGEQGKDDRDGGKDARAGADEESSDSVLPLAGGIAGGVLLAGAGVAYVVVRNRKRPATSEAAAGNGVRGGW; encoded by the coding sequence ATGGGACGACCACTGCACGGCCGCGGGAGACGGCCCGCGTACGCGGGCGCGGCGGCGGCGCTCGCCGCCGCGCTGACCGCGCTGACCGCGGGACCGCTGCCCGCGGCGCTCGCCGCGCCGCGGACACCCGGCGCACCGGCCGCACCCGCCGTGCCCGCGCCGACCGGCGGCGGCCTGGTGATGGTGCTGGACTCCTCCGGCTCCATGGCCGAGGACGACGGCTCCGGCGCCACCCGTATCGAGTCCGCCCGCGCGGCCGTCGGCACCGTCGTCGACGCCCTGCCCGACGGCTACCCGACCGGTCTGCGGGTCTACGGCGCCGACCGCGCCAGCGGCTGCACGGACACCCGCCTCGCCGTGCCCGTCGAGGAGTTGGACCGGGGCCGCATCACCGACGCCGTAGCAGATGTGAAGCCGAAGGGCGACACCCCCATCGGCTACGCGCTGCAGCGGGCGGCCCGGGATCTCCCCGAGCGCCCGCCCGGCGCCCTCGGCCACCGCTCGATCCTCCTCGTCTCGGACGGCGAGGACAGTTGCGGCACCCCCGACCCCTGCGAGGTCGCGGAGCAACTCGGCGAGACCGGCGGCGCCTTCGGCGCCCTGCGCATCGACACGGTCGGCTTCCAGGTCGGCGGCAAGGCCCGCGACGAGCTGAAGTGCATCGCGGAGAAGGGGCACGGCGCGTACTACGACGCCCCCGACGCGGACGCGCTCGCCCGCCAGCTCCAGCGCGCCGCCCGCCTCTCCGCGGACGGCTACCGCTTCCGCGGCGACCCCGTCGAGGGCGGGCTCACCCGCGGGGGCGCCGCGGACCTCGTGCCCGGCCAGTACCTCGACAGCATCGGCGCCGGCGAGACCAAGTGGTACGCCGCCGAGCTGGACGCCGCGTCCGCCGCCGACTTCGGCGTCACCGCCGTACCGCAGCCGGGCGTGCCCGTGGCGTACGGCGACGGCATCGAGCTGGAGCTGCACGCCACCGACGACCACGGCACCCGCTGCGACACCCAGGACGACCGCTTCGAGCAGGACGAGGGCGCGCAGCCGCTGACCAACGCCGTCAGCCGCGTCCCCAGCGCCGAGGGCGGCGAGCCCTGCGACGCCGCCGGCCGCTACCTGCTCAGCGTCCACCGCACCAGCGACGCCGGCTCGGACCGGGCGCGCTGGCCGCTGGAGCTGGTCTTCGGCCGGGAGGGGCCGCTCCGCGCCGGCGTCACGCCCGCGCAGTCCGAGCCGGACTACGGCCCGGCCGGCGACGAGGGCGCCGCCCTGCCCACCGCCGACCCCGAGGACATCACCGGCGGCACGGGCTTCAACGACGCGAAGGCGATCGGCCCCGGCGTCTGGCGCGACGAACTGCTGCCCGCGCAGATGCGCTTCTACAAGGTCGACGTCGGCTGGGGCCAGCAGCTCCGCTACCGTGTCGAGTTCGCCAACGAGCCCACGCTCGACGGCGCCGCCGGCGTCTCCAGCTTCGCCGACACCGACCTCTACGCCCCCGGCCGCGCCTTCGTCGGCGACGGCCCTTATCGCAGCAGCCGGAGCTACTACGGTGAACCCGTCGCCTCCGACCTCGGTACGGTGCCGGTCAGTTGGACCAACCGCTACGAGACCGCCGCCGAAGTCGCCCCCGTGCGCCGCGGCGGCGCGTACTACCTGTCGGTCTCGCTGGGTCCCGACGCCGCGCGGTTCGCGGAGAACACGGCCGTCGGCGTCGTCCTGCGCGTCGACGTGCTGGGCGAGGAGAAGGCGGGACCGGGGCACGGGGCGCCGGCCGCCGCGGACGGCGGCGAGCAGGGCAAGGACGACCGGGACGGCGGGAAGGATGCGCGGGCGGGGGCGGACGAGGAATCATCGGACTCCGTCCTGCCGCTCGCCGGCGGGATCGCGGGGGGCGTGCTGCTCGCCGGCGCGGGGGTCGCGTACGTGGTCGTACGGAACCGGAAGCGGCCGGCGACGTCAGAAGCAGCGGCAGGCAACGGCGTAAGGGGTGGATGGTGA
- a CDS encoding class E sortase: MAATDDERESGPAAQAAEEAAPEAPETAAQAPAHPRGRRGPLATAVSLFGEVLITVGVLMALFVVYSLYWTNVQANREAGRMTDDLRDSWENSPDDGKPRPVNIGDLKGGIGFLHVPAMEENILVREGTATDDLNRGVAGYYTEPVKSAMPWDRRGNFSLAAHRDGHGAKFHDIHRIEEGDPIVFETKDRWFVYKTYAVLSETSKYNTAVLDKIPEESGKSEPGRYITLTTCTPMYTSRHRYVVWGELERVDRVDEERTPPPELA, from the coding sequence GTGGCAGCGACGGACGACGAGCGGGAGAGCGGACCCGCGGCTCAGGCCGCGGAAGAGGCTGCGCCGGAAGCCCCGGAGACCGCCGCCCAGGCCCCGGCCCACCCCCGCGGCCGGCGCGGTCCCCTCGCCACGGCCGTCAGCCTCTTCGGCGAGGTGCTGATCACCGTCGGCGTCCTCATGGCCCTCTTCGTCGTCTACTCCCTGTACTGGACCAACGTCCAGGCCAACCGCGAGGCCGGCCGCATGACCGACGACCTGCGCGACTCCTGGGAGAACTCCCCGGACGACGGCAAGCCCCGCCCCGTGAACATCGGTGACCTCAAGGGCGGGATCGGCTTCCTGCACGTGCCGGCGATGGAGGAGAACATCCTCGTCCGGGAGGGCACGGCGACCGACGACCTGAACAGGGGCGTCGCCGGCTACTACACGGAGCCCGTGAAGTCGGCCATGCCCTGGGACCGCCGCGGCAACTTCTCGCTCGCCGCGCACCGCGACGGGCACGGCGCCAAGTTCCACGACATCCACCGCATCGAGGAGGGCGACCCGATCGTCTTCGAGACGAAGGACCGCTGGTTCGTCTACAAGACGTACGCCGTCCTCTCGGAGACCTCGAAGTACAACACCGCCGTGCTGGACAAGATCCCGGAGGAGTCCGGGAAGTCGGAGCCCGGCCGGTACATCACGCTCACCACGTGCACCCCGATGTACACCTCCCGGCACCGCTACGTCGTCTGGGGCGAGCTGGAGCGCGTGGACCGCGTCGACGAGGAGCGCACCCCGCCGCCCGAGCTGGCCTGA
- a CDS encoding DNA-binding protein yields MGAPRQDTSERARELQRSWYGEPLGVLFRRLIDDLGLNQARLAAVLGISAPMLSQLMSGQRAKIGNPSVVQRVQALQELAAEVTSGSVSAAEAAERMEGIRKSAGGAVLGTTQTQSSTGSTTVRRVVREIQSLLRSVAAAGDIIDAADRLAPTQPELAEFLRVYGAGRTADAVAHYEAHQS; encoded by the coding sequence ATGGGAGCTCCACGGCAGGACACCAGCGAACGCGCACGAGAACTACAGCGAAGCTGGTATGGCGAACCGCTGGGCGTGCTGTTCCGGCGGCTGATCGACGATCTCGGCCTGAACCAGGCACGGCTGGCCGCCGTGCTCGGCATTTCGGCCCCGATGCTGTCGCAGCTCATGAGCGGGCAGCGGGCGAAGATCGGCAATCCGTCGGTGGTACAGCGCGTGCAGGCGCTGCAGGAGCTGGCCGCGGAGGTCACGAGCGGCAGCGTCTCGGCGGCGGAGGCGGCGGAACGTATGGAGGGTATTCGCAAGAGCGCGGGAGGGGCGGTGCTCGGTACGACGCAGACGCAGTCGTCGACCGGATCGACGACGGTGCGTCGCGTCGTCCGGGAGATCCAGTCGCTGCTGCGCTCGGTGGCCGCCGCCGGCGACATCATCGACGCCGCGGACCGGCTCGCGCCGACACAACCGGAGCTGGCAGAGTTCCTCCGGGTGTACGGCGCCGGCCGTACCGCCGACGCGGTGGCACATTACGAAGCACATCAGTCATAA
- a CDS encoding DUF881 domain-containing protein, translated as MTNSARRPRIRPARLFTFAAFGLAGLIFWTSFNTAQGTNLRTDDSMLRLTDLIYERDRANQRLDGGNASLREDVDSLAERDHGAGTAPGRELREAEAAAGAARVDGAGLTVTLTDAPPDATALIPGVPDPTPDTLVVHQQDLQAVVNALWAGGAEGIRVMDQRLISTSAVRCVGNTLILQGRVYSPPYKITAVGDRQDLQAALDAEPAVQNYLRYVEAYGLGYEVDPHDSVSLPGYSGTVDLHHARPVE; from the coding sequence GTGACCAATTCCGCACGGCGGCCCCGTATCAGGCCCGCACGGCTGTTCACCTTCGCCGCCTTCGGCCTCGCCGGGCTGATCTTCTGGACGAGCTTCAACACCGCGCAGGGCACCAACCTGCGCACCGACGACTCCATGCTCCGCCTCACGGACCTCATCTACGAGCGCGACCGGGCCAACCAGCGCCTCGACGGCGGCAACGCCTCCCTCCGCGAGGACGTCGACTCCCTCGCCGAGCGCGACCACGGCGCCGGCACCGCCCCCGGCAGGGAACTCCGGGAGGCGGAGGCCGCGGCCGGGGCCGCCCGGGTCGACGGCGCCGGGCTCACGGTGACCCTCACCGACGCCCCGCCGGACGCCACCGCGCTCATCCCCGGCGTGCCGGACCCCACGCCGGACACCCTGGTCGTGCACCAGCAGGACCTCCAGGCCGTCGTCAACGCCCTGTGGGCGGGCGGCGCGGAGGGCATCCGGGTCATGGACCAGCGGCTGATCTCCACCAGCGCGGTGCGCTGCGTCGGCAACACCCTGATCCTGCAGGGCAGGGTGTACTCGCCCCCGTACAAGATCACCGCCGTGGGCGACCGGCAGGACCTCCAGGCCGCCCTGGACGCCGAGCCCGCGGTGCAGAACTATCTGCGCTACGTGGAGGCGTACGGCCTCGGCTACGAGGTCGACCCGCACGACTCGGTGTCGCTGCCCGGCTACTCCGGCACCGTCGACCTGCACCACGCCCGGCCCGTGGAGTGA